AGCTGTTCGGCCACGTGGTCGACCGGGTACTCTGCGAGCCTGCCCTCGAGCCTCTCGAGAATGGCTGCAAACTCGTCACACTCCTCACCGAGGTCGTCGAGCGCGGGGCCGATCGCATCGAGCCACTTCTCCCGCGAGGCAGTACTTCGGATCCTGCTGATGAGGTACCGAACCCGCTCCAGGACCTGCCGTAGTTCTCGGAGGGTGGTGCGCACGCTGTCGACGTCACCATCCCTGATGTCCTCGTTCAGTTCCGCAAGCACTCGATCGGCATCGAGCACGTCGGTGACCGTCTCTCCCTCGCCACACACGTCACGACAGAGCTCGTCGATGCGATCGACGTGTCGAGTTACGTCTTCGTACGACTCCGCTTCCCGGCACTGTTCGAGCGCATCTCTCACAGCCAAGAGTGAATCGCGGGCACCGAGGCAGTGGTGTGCGAGCAGTGCTGCCCCGAACCTGACGATCAGGAGGTGGAAGCGTGATTCGAGCTGGTCGCAGTCTTCTCGAAGCGTTTCACGGAGCACCTCGGTGTCGTCTTCTTCACCAGCCGCCGTCACTAGCTCCTCCGTGAGCTCGAGTGCGACCGCTACGTGATCCTGTAGCTCGACGATCACCCGTACGATCTCGGGGAGCGACTCGTCACCGATGGCGGTTCTGAGGTCGCCCAGCAGCGAATCCTCCCACCCCTCTCGTTCGTTCCCACAGATCGCCTCACACTCCGATCGGAGATCGTCGACGAGCTGCTGGAGCCTGCCGCCACCTCTGGATGGCCGAGCGCCGCTCGACGGAAGCGCACGAACGACCTCCTGACACCGTTCGACTAACTCCTGGAGCAACTGACCATCGTCCCAGTACTCGTCGCGGGTGAGACTCCACTCCCGGCGCCGTTCCTCGACCGACGCCACGCGGGCTCGCGCGTTCGCACAGAGCATGCTGGCGAGGGAGTCGTCGTCGACCGTGAGGTCGAGCGTCGCCATCCCCGAGGGAGGCGACTCAGTTCCGAGCGTCAGTGAGCCGTCGTTGAGCCCTCGTATGGCATCGGGAACGCTAAGCGTCGCATCTGCGGTCTCGAATCGGCGGGCGATCGATCCGCCAGTCCGGGTCAGGCGCCGGAACGACGGTGAAAGAACCGCCCGAGGGAGTCGACTCTCGTCGATTCGGTGGCGGGCTGTCGCCGCCGTCGACTGGTCGTCCTCCCAGTTGACTCGTGCATGCAAGCTTGCGGTGAGTTGCAGCAAGGAGGGTGCGTCGAGGTCGGCGAGGTCGTCGTGGATCCCTCGGCTGGGTTCACGCCCAAACTGGCCGAACCGGAGGATCTGATTTGCCTGCCGAAGCGACCCGACCTGCTCCCAGGCCGAGGCCAGGAGATGCTCCTGCTGGTCTCGGACCACCCGTGTCCCGAACCCGGCGGGAAGACGGAATCTGGGATCGAGGTTTAGCTCTCGGAGCCACACTGGCTGCCCACCCGAATCGGGGACGAGCGGCTCTGCGACAGGCCACTGTCCGTACAATGGGGGACCGAGCGTCGGTGTGTCTCCTTCCGGGCCCTGGAGTTCGATCGGATCCGAAAGTGCGCTCGCCCGATTTAGGATGTCGCGGAGAGTGCGCTGCTTGTCTGGATCGTAGCTTCGGGGTGGCGCTGGCTGTCCATCTGGGCTGGCACTTCCTGAGGAGGGTTCGACGGACCGTAGCGCACCTTCCAGATCGACGGTCTCTTCTCCTGCCGATTCCAGTGCGGTCGGCCCGGGATCGCTCGCATCAACCGCCCGGATTCCAAGCCCCGAGTGTTGTTCCGGAGTGAGGCGACGAACGAGCGACTCGAAATCACCGGCGGGCCCCGTGGAGAACTCCCAGTGGTAGTACACCGGCAGTCGGATCTGCCCAGTCGACTCGCCGTCGTCCCACGCGGGATCGACGATGCGGTCGTCGCCGGGATAGGGGTCCTTCCCGAGGCCAGCACGGACTCCTGGTTCGAACGTCGGGACGACACACGCGTGGTACGATTCGTTCTCCTGGAGCCGTCTCGGTGAGAGCAGCCGGGAGAGCGTCACGTTCGACTGGCCACGAAATGTCGACCGGATCGCGGCAGAGTCGGACGTCTGGATGTTGCCGACGAGCTGCGTATGCGCCCACGCCCAGCACTCCGAGAGGTCGGGTAATTCCGCGCCGGGGTCGGCTGGTCCACCGATTTCCAGCACCGGGAGGGGGTTCGACCGATTCCCGCCCTGCCCACCGTGTTGCAGGGTGACGCCATCCTGATCCCGGACGGTCACGAGGCACAGCCACGGTCGGAGTCGGCCGTCACTTGCTGTCGCCTTCGCCGGCGTAAACAACCAGGGTATGTCGGGTCTGTCGAACTCGACCGCGGGGAAGTAGTTCGGCGGAAAGTTCGCGGTCCCCGACTCTGGTTCTGTCCGGACGACCTGCCGGTGGTCGATCCCCGTCACTTCACCCGGACCGTACACGTCGAGTTGCTTCGTGACCGTCTCTTCTGCCTTCGGCCCACCCGTCTCGGCTGGTGGACTCCCCGTTACGGTCGTCTCGAGAGCGAGCTTTCCATGGGTGAGTGGTCCGCTCCCCGGATCCTCGTTCGTGGGGATGTAGCCCCCCCGGACGAACGGGAAGAAGTGGTACTGCGTCTGTCTGGGGTTGTTGCTCATTCAGCTAATCCCTCCATCACTCGCTTCGTGCATCGCGACGACCTGAAGGTCGCCAGACTTCTCTGGATGCTCGTCTACGTGTCGGCTCAACGCCTGCTCGGCCTCGGTCCGCGTCGCACCATCGATGACGACGCCTTCCCGAGACAGGTCGGCAGAACTAGCGACGACGTACCCAGTCTCTTCCACGTCGATGCGCTGGTCCGGGCCGTCGTACTTCGCCTGCCCTGTAGTGCGTGTCTCTGCCTGGGCGACCGCACTCGAATTCGCCAGCGCGTTGGCGACATCGAGCGGCAGGCCGAGTGGGTCATCGAAGGGTTTGGCGTACACGTCGAGCGACGCATCGTCGACGTCGGTCTCGTACTCGAGCGTCGTGGTCGTGATGAGCGACGGGTCGGATTCGCCGCCGTACGCCAGGAGGTCGTTCCCGATTCGTCTGCCTGCAGGGAGTCGCTCGAATCCAGGGCGGGAGAGCTTCTCGTCGTCCGTCAGGTCGAAGTACTGGGCCGGTGCGAACTGCTCTCGAATCGCCTCCCCTGCCGGGGGTCGTGGCTGCTCTGCCGTCCCTGGCTGTGTCTGTGAGCTCCCCTCGATGGAGACGTCCGTGATCCCGAACGTATCGTATCTGAGCGGGGCTGCGCTACCGTATCTGTCGATCGCGATGTCGAGGGGGACGACTCGCTGGCGAACACTGAGCGTGCCGAGGGGGTGTGCGAGGACCTCTCCGTCGGTGGCGTCCACGTCACGGAGCGAGACGACAGTCCGGTTGTCTTCGGGGAGCTGGGCTGCCCAGTTCCCGTCTCGCTCGATTGCCGCCTGCAGTTCACCGAGGACGTCCGGCGGTGGAAGCGTGGACGGGTCGGCTCGCTCGCCGAACTTTTTCTCGACGCTGACCGAGAACGAGAAGAACAGTATCTTGAACTTCGCTCGGCCTTTGACGTGCCACGGCGCTGGCCCCGAGAACATCCCCTCGAACGAGATGGACATCAGCGTCGAGCCGCCGACTTTGAGGGCGACCCCTGCAGCCACGTCGACCACGAATTTGAACGGATCGAACTGGAAGAGGGCGTCGAAGCCGAGGTATCCACTGATGCTGAACTTCCCGGCTGCCGCGTAGAGGTCGACTCGAGCCCCGAACTGCACCGTATTCGAGGTGACCGCGAAGTAGCCAGCGAGTCGTAATCGCGGGTTGTTCCCCGGACAGAGGTTGAGCGAGAGTCGCCGGAGGTCGGGGAACTCTGGCGGTGGGGTGAATCGCGGATTGAATCCACCGACCGACAACCCGAACCCCGGATTATCCCCCCAGCTCGAACGTAACGCCATATCTCCGGTGATGACGAGCGTGACGATCCGGGAATCGGAGAGGCTGGCGTCCACGGAGGCCGTCCCCTCACCGAAGTCGACGACTCCGAGGGCGTCCATATTGAGTTCGATGAGTGCGCCTTCTTCGGCGGGCAGCACGGCGCTGATTCTGCCGAGGATAGCCAGCCGGATCGGTGCCGGGAGCTCCAGGAGGATGCCGACGTCGGCGGTGACGATGGGTGGGGTCCCCCACGCGAATCGCGCCATCGGCCCGATCACGTGTCGGTCGTTCATCGGTGGGAAGATGCTACGGAGGTCGCTGATGAGCTGTGGTGCGTTCCGAACGGGATCTTCCGGGAAGAGGACGGACTTCATCGATCCCTTCTTGAGCCCGGATCGCAGGACGTCGAACTGGGTCGTCCGGTTGACGCCGAGCAGTCCACCGAGTGCGTTGAGCGTGACGCCCATCCCGAGTTGGATCGGGGGGAACTCACCGGAGATGATGATCAGCAGCGAGAACCCATCCTCGCCGCCTGGGAGTCGGGTCGTAAGCAGGCCGACCGCGTTGACGACGATGTCCCCGAACGCGAGCTTCAGCGTTCCCTCGTATCGCTCGTTTTCGGCGTCGAACGAGAGATAGCCCTCACCGGTCACCGCGCTTGCGTCTATCGAGATACCGAATCCTTTCGGTGGGCTGAACCCTACGTCCGCATCGACCGGACCGAACGTTCCGTCGCGCCCCGCAGGGAAGTCGATCTCGGCCTCGATTCCGATACGTTCGACGACACCCGAGATGGGTCCGAGCGTGACACCGATCGAGGCGGTTCCCTCCATCACGACGCCCCGGTCGGCGACGGAGAGGCCGAGGAAGATCTCGGAGAGCGTCACCGGACCGAGCGACCGATGCTGGGGGAGCGAGACGGAGAGCGAACCGCCACCTTGGAAGAAGAGGCCGGAGTCCGAGGACCACCCCACGGAGGTGTCGATGTCGGTTTCGATACCACTGGCGGGGAGGATCGACCGCAGGAAGCCGTCCGCCTCGGCGGGTATGACGGCCAGGCGCGTTCCGACGGGGAGTTCGACGAGGAAGGAGGCGTCGTCGCCAGAGTACTCGACGGCAGCACGGGCCGATACAGAGGTCAGCGAGAGGTTACTGGCACTCTCGTCGCCGAGTAACACGGTCGGGTCGCCGTCCACCGTGCTTCGTTCGAGTTCGACCGACCCCCGGAGTTCCGTCGGCGTGCTGGTACTGCCGGGTGTGAGGAGCGTCGCACCGCCGGGACGAACGACGAGAGCGCAGTCCGTGGCTCCCGCGGCGGAGAGGTCGATGGAGAACGTCCAGTCGTCGTCGAGACGCACCGTCTCGTCCAGTCGTCCGTCCGCGGAACCGGCTCCCGTCAGTGACTGGAGACCGTACGGAGCGATGGCGATCCCGGGGGGCCGACCGAGCGGCGACGACGGCGCCGTGACTAAGAACAGCCCCGCTTCTCTTTCGCCTTCAGCCGTGTCGAGGTAGACGATCGGGATCCGAAGCCGTTCCGTGACGAGATCCCCGTCCCCTGGGGCGATACTCCGCCACCGCTCGGTCGGTGGTTGCGGCTCGAGACTTGCTGGGATTTTCAATCCAAGGAGGATACCTCGTAGGTGTGAGAGCAGCTGAAGGCCGTCGAACGCCTCACTCCCCCATCGGTATCGCCGACGCACGTACTGATTCGGTGATGTCAGCGAATCCACCAGACGTCCGAAGTCGAGCGCTTCGGGATACCCCCGTTCGTCCTCCGATACAGCGCCGACGATCTGGATCAGATCGAAGAGTTGCGGATGTTCTTCGGAGACGTACCTGACGAGAAGGTAGTCGAAGAGGGGTTCGACGACGTCCGGGTCGTCGACGTACGCTTCGAATTGCAGGTCGTCCAGCCGATGAACTGCGTCGACCAGCGTCTTCGAGAGAGAGACGATCCGGGATAGGTCCTCGACGTCCGGTGGCTCGTCACCAGTCAACAGCGACTCTAGCGTCTGATACGCGTCGGAGACATCGTTCGCGATGGATTCGAGATTACTCTTGTCTGCTAGAACGTACTCCAGGTCGACTCCCGCCTCCGTCGCGAGGAAGACGAGTCCGTCCGGTCCATCCTCCGCTGCGGTTCCGAGTGGTTCGACGAACTTCCTGAACTCTGCCGCGATCCCGACTTTCGTGTGCTGGGGTGCCATCGAAGACTCTCCTCAGAGGTCCTCGTCTATCTTCGCTCGTCCCCGGACGACGAACGGACTTCGGTGCGTTTCGCTCTCGATCGCCCCGCCAGCCACGTCCGGGAACAGATCGGGCTGGAGGAGTTCCACCTCTACCCATCCCTGTTGGCCAGGCGCAGTCAGTTCCTGTCGCGAGACGCCGAACACGTCTTCGCAATCTGCGCTCTCGAGTGTTCCCCAGAACGACGTGACTTCCTGTTCATCCCTCCCCTTACTGCCCGGACATTTGAACTGGAACTCGAACTCGGCACCGTTCTCGGCTTTGCCGGAGATCTTCGGATACACCGTCTTGAATTCGTTCCAACTCTTGGATAGATCTGGCACCCGGAATCTGTGTGTCACCGGAGCGAGTCCCGATACCTTCGTGTTGCCCTTGGCTTTCTGTAGAAGGTGCCGGAGAGGGAAGATACTCCAGTACTGGCTGAGCCCGGGCAAGAACTTCTCGACGGGGACTGTCACCCACGGTCGGACGTTTATCTGTGTGTGCGAGCGGGTGGATTTCAACTCGCTCACCTCCAGCTTCGTCTTGAACTCCCCACTCTCGTACTTCAGGTCGGGCTCGTCGAGTTTGAACCCCCGCTGCATCGAGAACCACGCGGACAACTGCCGGGGGAAGTTCGGTCTCCAGAGTCGGAGGTCCTTCTTCGGATCGCGGAACTCTCCCCACTTGAATGCCATCTCGCTCGGATCCTCGTACTTGGCGGCTGTCTTCAGGAGGGCATCCACAGAGCCACCCTGCAACGCTTCGATGGGGTCGAACCACTCCGTCCCGAAATAGGAGTTCTGTAACCAGCGCTCGATGGGGGAATCGGCGCTGAAGATGATCAAGAGGGTTCCGACGGCAAGAACGAGGAGCCCTACTGGACCCAGAACTGACGTGTACGCGACAGTCGATAGCAACAGGAGGCCCTGACCGCCGGCAGCGAGGAAGGCACCGGTCGCGACCGACTTATCTCCGTATCGCAAGGCTGACTGAGCGCGTTTCAGATCGAGGCACATATCCACCACTGAGAAGACTGCGAGCGTCTTCCCGAGGAAGGACCGGAAGGTCTTCCGCAGTCTCTTGAGGTTGTGTTTTGCGTCCTTGGCGACGATATCTGCGAGCCGATCGTACAGCCGCAGCCCGTCGTCGATGACCTCGGCGAAGATCTTGGTGAACTCGAATACGTTCTGGAGCGTGGGATCGCCCAGCACCTTGTCGAACTGTAATATCGCTCGCGGAATCCGGATCGCTGCGGCGATGACTGTGTTTGCGATGACCGCGTTTCTCCCGGTCATCAGCCGCTCGGCGTCGGGTTTGGTACTCTTCCCTATCTTGGACTCCTCGTCCTTGACGATCTCCTCCCCGATCGCGACCATCTGGTCCTCGAAGCTCTGTGCGAGTTTGCTCGCCTCCCCCGCCCCCGAGGTCTGCTGAAGCTTCGTCGGGTCGACGAACTTCGAGATCAGTGTCCGCCAGAACTGGTTCGCTTTCTTCACCTCCTCCGTGGTGTGTTTGGTTCGGAGGAACTGGACGATACCCGGGAACATATTCATCGCGAACGTCGACAGCTTCTCGTACTCGGAGAGGTGTTGCCTGAACTCCGATACCTGCTCGTCGAGTGATTTCGAGGGGTCGATCTGGTGTCCGGGGAACTGTTCCAGAAGGACATTCGGCGGAAACACCGGGGTCTCATCGCTGAACTGGCGTCGAATGAAGTCGAGTCCCACCTTGGTTCCGGACAGACCTTCGATCAACTCCGCCGCTTTCTGTTCCATCCCGGGAGGAAGCGTGGTCGACTGCTGGGGGGACTTCGTTCGCCAGAACGCCTGCCTGAACGACGGACTTTCGAGGTGGGTGACCAGCCTGTCGGTGCTCCGTTCGAGTTTCTCTCTCCGTCGTTCTACGACGGAGGAGTATCTCTTGTACCTGGGGTCGAGAACGTCTTTCAGGTCCTGATGACTCGGGAGATCGTCGTCCTTTCCCCACTCCTCGTTCTGACTGGTCTCCCGGAGGTTGTCGATCCAGGACCACAGGGTGAGCTTTCCCTTCGGTTTGGACGTGACCCTTCGCCAATCGACGAGTGCGTTCTCGAAGCTCTTGTGGAGCACCAGAGCCTCGCCCACCGGCCCGTACGTGCCTGCTACTTTCCCCGCCATTTTCTCGTGGACTGTGTGTCCTCTGGCAATCTACTACCTCTCGAGGTGGTCTGACGATTCTGTGACTGGAGCGTCATCATGTCCGTGATAGATACACTCGGAGCACGCTCGCGAAGTGTGGTGTGTTATCAATCATATGGCCGACCATATAATGGCATATTATCGACATCGCTAAAAGGATTTTTCACCCCCTGGGAGAATATCTCGAAGATGAGTGTATAGCGAGGCACTACGTCGGTGAGACACCGGGTTTCAGTCAACTGGTGATATTTATGCGACTTTACTGATAGCCCCCCCGGAGTTAATATACTGATGGCTAAGTTTGAACTCGTATGACGGAGCAACCTCTCACCGATCCTCCCGGCGCTCTAACCCAGGATAGCCTACCGATCGCGGGGGTTGGAGGCTCGTATTGCTCGTTCGGGGCCTCTACACGGTCGGTCTGGGCGCCGGATTGTTCATCAACGTGCTCACCGACACCTTGCTGTCCGTCGAGACTCTTCTCCTCCTCTTCGGGTTGCTCACCCTGGTCGATGGTGGACTGCTCCTACTCACTGCGGTCGACATCACCGAACGGCGTATCGATAGCTGGTGGCTCACCACGAGCGACCTGTTCGGCCTCGGGAGAGGGCTGATACTGCTGGGTCTCGCGTATCGGGGCACGGGAGGGATTGGCATCCTGACCATACTGCTCGCCGTATGGACACTCTCGGCAGGAACCTGCTCGTACGTCGCTGGATACGTACTGGTAGTGTTTACTGTAACTGTTTACCGGCGCTCCGCCGACCCGTCTTGGCGGAGCGCCGGTAATGACTTACAGTAAACACTATGAGACATCAGGTCGGTCTGGCCTGGCCGTGAGTGGTGCAGTTACGACCGCGTTCGGCCTCATCACGGGCGGGTTCTGGCTCGAACGTGTGGCCGTCGACACTCTGGCAATATCTGGGGCGACGTATCTGCTGACTGTTGGGGCCGTCTATCTGACTCTGAGTCTCCAGACCCACACCGTCCAGCCACCTGATTCGGGGAAGATTACTGGTCTCGCTAGCCACCTCGACGTCGCGATCGAGACGTACGGGGTAGACCTTTCGACGTACAGGAATCAGTTAGGGGGATCTCGCACGGCCCCTCACGTCGAGAAAGCGACCCGAGCGATTGAGGAGGCAAATCAGATGCTCGGCAAGGCGAGTCAGCGTCTGGAACAGGGGGACCTGATCGCCTGCCTCGAGTACTTCACCGTACCGATGTGCGGAGGCAATATGGCCACCGAGGTTGCTGACCGCTTCGAACGTGGCATCACAGTAGTCGCATTCGTACATCTTTGTGTCACTCGCCGGTCTGCTTGCGCTGGCACCCATCGCGGCGCCAGAAAAACTGTTCTCAAGGTCGTGGCTGCGCGCACAGCGACCACCGGGACGAGCACGGAGCGGAGGGTGGGGCGGCGGGGTCTGGGTCGGTCCGGCACGTAGCAAAAAAGAGAGCCGCGATGACCGGCTACTCCCACCACCGACCGCGCTCGGGGAAATGCAGGGTCGACCACCCAGTGACGGCCAGTGAGACGCGTCCTTCGTACCAATTTCTCGCCGCTCCGTGAATACGCACCTGTTCGCCTTCTTCGATCCACGGGGCATTCGATTTCTCCCAGATCGTCACCTTGGTTTTCCCGCTCTCGTCCGCGATGAGGCCAACTTGAGCGATGGCTGGTGAGTCACTATCCCAGAGCACCTCGATTTGACCTTCAACACTCATCTCTTTGCGATTGACGTCCTCGAGCATCCCGATGGGAACTACCTGTCCCGGCGCGGTCTGCAACTCCTCAAACACCCCGACGACCGCACCCATCAGGTCTTTTCCACCGACGACGGCTTCACCCAGCCGCCGACCAATCGCTGCTCGTGACCAGCCATCCAGCTTCTTCGCCAGCCGCATCGACTGCTTGTTCACTGCCGCCAACTGCTCCTGCGTGAGTTCTGCACGGGGATCACCTCGTTCCGGGTCAGCCATCGGATTCACGCTCGCCGCCCGCTTCTGGAACTCTGCACGCCGCTCAGCGCTCCTCCTCGCCGCGATGTCTCGTGTCCGCTTCTCCCGACCTTCCTGCGTCCCCAGCTCTGCCTGGGCACTGATGCGCTCCAGTTCGGCTTCCCGCGCCCGAATGCGCTCTTCCTGTTCAAGGGTCGCACCGTAAATCCGCTCTTCGCTGGTGTCGACCATCCCGTCCGGGTGGTTTGCATCGACCTTTGCCTGTACCTCCATCTGCACCGTCGCCTGGAACTCCGGGGTCTCATCGACGACCTCGAAGCCCTCTTCATCGACCGCCGCTTCGTCCGCTTTTTCGAATGCCTGTTCATCGACCGAAACTACTTGACTGGTAACGTTCTTACTTGACATTGGATCTCACTGATCCGAAGGCGCTCAGCGCCCGACACCGCGATGCTCCTACATCGCGGCTCTTCGACGACAACGCCCGACAGAACCATCTGCGCGCTCTCGCTCGCGCCTTCGTGAGCGCCCCTTGGGGCGCGAGCGAGAGCGCGCCAAAGGAAGGTCACCAAACCAGCACCGCGCGCCGTCTCACCGAGCGAAGCGAGGTGAGGCTTGGAAGACGAACGAAGTGAGTCTTCCAGCGACCCGCACGGAGCGAGCGGCCAGCTTTAAGCCGTTTCTCGTGTCCGGCCCGGACTGCGGGTCCGTGTCCAGGGCGACGGTCGTGAGCACGGCGAGCCGTGGGGTGGCTCGCCGTGCGGAACGGCCCAAAGCGCTGGAACGCGAAAGCCCGCGAGGGGCGCAACCGAAAACGCGCTTAATGCTGGCGTCGAGACCAGATTCACTTTAGCCCGGAATGGGCGCGGGCGGTGCGGAGAGCGCCCACACGCCCGGAATGGTCGGTCGCGAGCGATGCGGAGGGCGGAATGCGGCGAGCGGGGCGGGCCGGAGAGAAACACCAAAATAGGAGGTGTCAGTGCGCCTGCTTACCGAACATCGATCTTGTGCTGAAATTCCTGTAATTTGAGAGAACGGGCCTGCTGCATACAGAGGATGTAGTCAGCAGCAGCCCATCCTTCATTCCAGCACATCAACGACGAAACAGCCGTTAGTTAGAAGTGCGAATTGACCACTGAACGTTCTGCCAGTTCAAAGAAGTTGTTCGACAGCCGTGCGAGATACAACGCGCATATCTCAAAGCGTCGTTAGTCAGGGCTGTTTGTCCGGCTCAACACAGCTTGAAGAAGAGATGGCGAGATCAATACGGACACCAGTACGAGCGCTACGAAGGCCGAGAACAGCCGTCCTGAGATGAATCCCGCTGCGAGAGCGGTGCTGATGATCGCCAGTCCGACTCCCGTCTTCGGAGTCATACCGACGCCGATCGCGGCGGACTCGCGGATATCTCCGCCCGCAATCAGGTTGCCGACGAACCCGCCGACAAACTTCGCTGTTAGACCGAATGTAACGACGGCGATGACGAATGCGTCAAGAGTGGTCAGGACACGGAGATCGATTTGTGCTCCCACGCCTGCGAAAAAAAGCGGAATAAACATCCCGTACGCGATACCGGCGACACCCTCACGGACTTCCAACCGCGAGAGACGCTCATCTTCACCCACAAGCAGCCCAATAATGAGCGCTCCGAGAGTAACATCGAGACCGACCGCCTCCGCGCTGAAACTAACGAGGAAAATCACACTAAAGAGGGCCAGTATGTCTGCTTCTATCTGTCGTGAGCGCGCCAACAGTGACGAGAGTTGTTGGATAACGGTGAACCGAGCGATCACCGCCAGGGCAAAGAACCCAATCACTTGTCCAAGAGTCGCCACGGCCTCGATGGTACCGTCCCCGGAGACTGCGAGCAAGAGCAGTGCAAACGCGAGAAGGCCTACGACGTCGTCCACGACCGCGGCCCCGACAACACGATGCCCGACACGCGAATCGAGCTGGTGTAGGTCAAGTAACGTTCGAGCGGTTACGGCGATAGAAGTCACCGAGAGCGCGAGTGCCAGAAAAGCACTCTCGGCGACGCTATAGTCGAACGCGAGGCCGAGTACGAGGCCGGTGCCTGCGGGTATTATCATCCCAAATAGCGCGATACTGATGGCGGCAGAACCAACTGACAGGAGTTCTGTGAGGTCGAGGTGTTCGTAGCCGATATCGAAAAAGAGGAGCATTGCGCCGATCATCCCGAACACGGCGAATGTCTCATCGTAGTCAATGAGACCAATGATAGACGGCCCGAGAACCAGTCCTGCGATGAT
This genomic interval from Halobellus litoreus contains the following:
- a CDS encoding cation:proton antiporter; this encodes MADILLVVGVTLLVAFVFGEVLERVGEPALVGEIIAGLVLGPSIIGLIDYDETFAVFGMIGAMLLFFDIGYEHLDLTELLSVGSAAISIALFGMIIPAGTGLVLGLAFDYSVAESAFLALALSVTSIAVTARTLLDLHQLDSRVGHRVVGAAVVDDVVGLLAFALLLLAVSGDGTIEAVATLGQVIGFFALAVIARFTVIQQLSSLLARSRQIEADILALFSVIFLVSFSAEAVGLDVTLGALIIGLLVGEDERLSRLEVREGVAGIAYGMFIPLFFAGVGAQIDLRVLTTLDAFVIAVVTFGLTAKFVGGFVGNLIAGGDIRESAAIGVGMTPKTGVGLAIISTALAAGFISGRLFSAFVALVLVSVLISPSLLQAVLSRTNSPD
- a CDS encoding SOSS complex subunit B family protein; the protein is MSSKNVTSQVVSVDEQAFEKADEAAVDEEGFEVVDETPEFQATVQMEVQAKVDANHPDGMVDTSEERIYGATLEQEERIRAREAELERISAQAELGTQEGREKRTRDIAARRSAERRAEFQKRAASVNPMADPERGDPRAELTQEQLAAVNKQSMRLAKKLDGWSRAAIGRRLGEAVVGGKDLMGAVVGVFEELQTAPGQVVPIGMLEDVNRKEMSVEGQIEVLWDSDSPAIAQVGLIADESGKTKVTIWEKSNAPWIEEGEQVRIHGAARNWYEGRVSLAVTGWSTLHFPERGRWWE
- a CDS encoding DUF6603 domain-containing protein translates to MAPQHTKVGIAAEFRKFVEPLGTAAEDGPDGLVFLATEAGVDLEYVLADKSNLESIANDVSDAYQTLESLLTGDEPPDVEDLSRIVSLSKTLVDAVHRLDDLQFEAYVDDPDVVEPLFDYLLVRYVSEEHPQLFDLIQIVGAVSEDERGYPEALDFGRLVDSLTSPNQYVRRRYRWGSEAFDGLQLLSHLRGILLGLKIPASLEPQPPTERWRSIAPGDGDLVTERLRIPIVYLDTAEGEREAGLFLVTAPSSPLGRPPGIAIAPYGLQSLTGAGSADGRLDETVRLDDDWTFSIDLSAAGATDCALVVRPGGATLLTPGSTSTPTELRGSVELERSTVDGDPTVLLGDESASNLSLTSVSARAAVEYSGDDASFLVELPVGTRLAVIPAEADGFLRSILPASGIETDIDTSVGWSSDSGLFFQGGGSLSVSLPQHRSLGPVTLSEIFLGLSVADRGVVMEGTASIGVTLGPISGVVERIGIEAEIDFPAGRDGTFGPVDADVGFSPPKGFGISIDASAVTGEGYLSFDAENERYEGTLKLAFGDIVVNAVGLLTTRLPGGEDGFSLLIIISGEFPPIQLGMGVTLNALGGLLGVNRTTQFDVLRSGLKKGSMKSVLFPEDPVRNAPQLISDLRSIFPPMNDRHVIGPMARFAWGTPPIVTADVGILLELPAPIRLAILGRISAVLPAEEGALIELNMDALGVVDFGEGTASVDASLSDSRIVTLVITGDMALRSSWGDNPGFGLSVGGFNPRFTPPPEFPDLRRLSLNLCPGNNPRLRLAGYFAVTSNTVQFGARVDLYAAAGKFSISGYLGFDALFQFDPFKFVVDVAAGVALKVGGSTLMSISFEGMFSGPAPWHVKGRAKFKILFFSFSVSVEKKFGERADPSTLPPPDVLGELQAAIERDGNWAAQLPEDNRTVVSLRDVDATDGEVLAHPLGTLSVRQRVVPLDIAIDRYGSAAPLRYDTFGITDVSIEGSSQTQPGTAEQPRPPAGEAIREQFAPAQYFDLTDDEKLSRPGFERLPAGRRIGNDLLAYGGESDPSLITTTTLEYETDVDDASLDVYAKPFDDPLGLPLDVANALANSSAVAQAETRTTGQAKYDGPDQRIDVEETGYVVASSADLSREGVVIDGATRTEAEQALSRHVDEHPEKSGDLQVVAMHEASDGGIS
- a CDS encoding C2H2-type zinc finger protein; amino-acid sequence: MGASASRPASDTKMYECDYCDATFEAVSNLGGHIASAHRYGEVLEAGDQVPLFQTLTRLAEHLICLLNRSGRFLDVRGRARSP